The proteins below come from a single Pedobacter aquae genomic window:
- a CDS encoding T9SS type A sorting domain-containing protein, whose product MCKKGILKILVFCLLGFFGLQVKAQSLHHQMLSSLGSTNILKNGMIVRQTVGQQSVIGSSSLSNIIIQQGFQQSMVSKFIPVYNISSIETTIYPNPFLSALNIKFSETISEKMSAALYNMFGVMVYKREYNAPLITMDFNFEQLAPGSYILVLTSKNYTHSKTLIKL is encoded by the coding sequence ATGTGTAAAAAAGGAATATTAAAAATTTTAGTCTTTTGCTTGTTAGGCTTTTTTGGTTTACAGGTAAAGGCTCAATCTCTTCATCACCAAATGCTATCTTCTTTGGGTAGCACAAATATCTTAAAGAATGGGATGATTGTAAGACAAACGGTGGGTCAGCAGAGTGTTATTGGGAGTTCAAGTTTATCAAACATCATCATACAGCAAGGTTTCCAGCAAAGTATGGTTTCCAAATTCATTCCTGTTTACAATATCAGCAGTATAGAAACTACTATTTATCCTAATCCATTTTTATCAGCCCTTAACATCAAATTCTCTGAAACCATTTCAGAAAAAATGAGTGCGGCCTTGTACAATATGTTTGGGGTAATGGTATATAAAAGGGAATATAACGCTCCCTTAATTACTATGGACTTCAACTTTGAACAGTTAGCCCCAGGGAGCTATATTCTAGTCTTAACCTCTAAAAATTATACCCATTCTAAAACTTTAATTAAACTATAA
- a CDS encoding helix-turn-helix domain-containing protein, with product MDDLSKKLKISSDTLYRYIYKNYKSGFNDLVNENRVRYFIDIVKSKKHNNYTIDALSQLAGFSSRHHLYKPFKKFHGGVPSDFMKSLDYM from the coding sequence ATGGATGATTTAAGTAAAAAATTAAAAATTTCTTCTGATACCCTGTACAGATATATCTATAAAAATTACAAATCTGGGTTTAACGATTTGGTAAATGAAAACAGAGTAAGATATTTCATAGATATTGTGAAAAGCAAAAAACATAACAATTATACTATAGATGCTTTATCTCAACTAGCAGGATTTAGTTCTAGACACCATTTGTATAAACCATTTAAGAAATTTCATGGTGGTGTACCATCAGATTTTATGAAGTCTTTAGACTATATGTAG